One genomic window of Legionella jordanis includes the following:
- the mnmC gene encoding bifunctional tRNA (5-methylaminomethyl-2-thiouridine)(34)-methyltransferase MnmD/FAD-dependent 5-carboxymethylaminomethyl-2-thiouridine(34) oxidoreductase MnmC, whose product MSNPFVPVKTANLSWRGDLPFSQEFNDIYFSFDDGLKEAEHVFITGNRLIDRWHNLSAETFVIAETGFGSGLNFLLTWSLWKKHAPENSRLYYFSCEQFPLTKTDLARCLKLWPQLKTEAETLLLEYPVLTPGFHFLTFDDGRINLVLMLGDALSCYQQLVVCGDPSLEARLRNQFIDAWYLDGFAPAKNANMWSEDLFYTISLLSKPGTTLATFSAAALVKQNLRKVGFLIEKIKGFGRKRDMITAVCNQEAKECKRKNRITPWHHNVLPKIEQKKAIVLGAGLAGCYTAYALAKRNWQVQLMDSQSEVGLGASGNKQAVLYPMLSTYHSPLTAFMLSGFLFAVREYSKFLGQYDVGELSGILQLAFNETEKRAHLDLREWLASYPELGQLLSAQEASEVAGIDLQCGGLFIPLSGWINSPKLCRILSDHENITWSPNTSIDELVYRDGGWWANGQSAEVLVIANGYQAKQFKETEFLPLKPIRGQMSFIQASPDSQLLKLPLCGDGHILPMFGKGHALGATYHLSRFDSECCPEDDELNLARLEKIPSGLTWSKKCKSSWAGVRGATTDYLPIVGPVPNSSEFRQRFAGLESNAKRWLPYAGPYYNGLYLCAGFGSRGLTTIPLAAEWLAASINNEPSVLPRYLMQALSPARFIRKSIIRKS is encoded by the coding sequence GTGAGTAATCCTTTTGTCCCAGTAAAAACGGCAAATTTATCCTGGCGTGGTGATTTGCCGTTTTCCCAAGAATTTAATGACATTTACTTTTCTTTCGATGATGGCCTTAAAGAGGCTGAACACGTTTTTATTACTGGCAATCGATTGATTGATCGTTGGCATAATTTGTCTGCAGAAACCTTTGTAATTGCTGAAACGGGTTTTGGTAGTGGTTTGAATTTCCTACTGACTTGGTCTCTTTGGAAAAAGCATGCTCCTGAAAATTCCCGCCTCTATTACTTCAGTTGTGAACAATTTCCATTAACCAAAACCGATTTGGCTCGTTGCCTTAAGTTGTGGCCGCAGCTAAAAACCGAAGCTGAAACGTTATTATTAGAGTATCCAGTCCTTACCCCCGGGTTTCACTTCTTAACATTCGATGATGGCAGAATTAATCTCGTTTTAATGTTGGGTGATGCTTTATCCTGTTATCAGCAACTTGTAGTCTGTGGCGATCCTTCATTAGAGGCAAGATTACGCAATCAATTTATTGATGCCTGGTACTTAGATGGTTTTGCACCTGCTAAAAATGCCAACATGTGGTCAGAGGATTTATTTTATACCATTAGCCTATTATCTAAACCAGGAACAACATTAGCCACCTTCTCCGCGGCAGCATTGGTGAAGCAAAATCTCAGGAAGGTTGGATTTCTGATTGAAAAAATCAAAGGCTTCGGTCGCAAAAGGGATATGATTACTGCAGTATGCAATCAGGAAGCCAAGGAATGCAAAAGAAAAAATCGCATAACGCCCTGGCACCACAATGTATTGCCAAAGATTGAACAGAAAAAAGCCATTGTTTTAGGTGCGGGGTTGGCAGGCTGTTACACAGCTTATGCATTGGCCAAGCGAAATTGGCAGGTTCAATTAATGGATTCCCAATCCGAAGTAGGTCTTGGTGCATCGGGTAATAAGCAAGCTGTTCTTTATCCCATGTTATCAACATATCACTCGCCCTTGACGGCTTTTATGCTGAGTGGATTTTTATTTGCAGTTCGAGAATACAGTAAATTTCTTGGTCAATATGATGTAGGAGAACTATCAGGAATATTGCAGTTGGCCTTTAATGAGACAGAGAAAAGGGCGCATCTCGATTTGAGAGAGTGGCTGGCTAGTTATCCTGAACTAGGACAATTATTGAGTGCTCAGGAAGCATCTGAAGTCGCAGGGATTGACTTACAATGCGGCGGTTTATTTATTCCTCTTTCTGGCTGGATAAACTCTCCTAAGCTTTGCCGGATTCTCTCTGACCATGAAAATATCACTTGGTCACCAAATACTTCCATTGATGAATTAGTTTATCGAGATGGTGGATGGTGGGCCAATGGGCAGTCAGCCGAAGTTTTGGTTATTGCCAATGGCTATCAAGCCAAGCAATTTAAGGAAACCGAATTTTTGCCGCTCAAGCCTATCCGGGGACAAATGAGTTTTATTCAAGCGAGCCCTGACAGTCAACTACTAAAGCTTCCTTTATGTGGTGATGGCCACATTCTTCCTATGTTCGGGAAAGGGCATGCCTTGGGTGCAACTTATCATTTATCCCGCTTTGATTCCGAGTGTTGTCCTGAGGACGATGAGCTCAATCTTGCGAGATTGGAGAAAATTCCCTCAGGATTAACTTGGTCTAAAAAATGCAAAAGCAGTTGGGCTGGTGTGAGAGGTGCAACAACAGATTATTTGCCGATTGTAGGACCTGTTCCGAATAGTTCGGAATTTCGGCAAAGATTTGCCGGCTTGGAAAGCAATGCGAAACGATGGCTTCCTTATGCGGGCCCTTATTACAACGGTTTATATCTTTGTGCGGGGTTTGGTTCAAGAGGTTTAACAACGATACCTTTGGCTGCTGAATGGTTGGCCGCCTCAATTAATAATGAACCTTCTGTATTGCCGCGATATTTGATGCAAGCCTTGTCCCCAGCACGATTTATACGCAAATCAATCATTAGAAAATCTTAG
- a CDS encoding peptide MFS transporter, with the protein MSKVDSKKVVWSDFPQGIVALFFIQIFSTLSFSVLYSTLVLYLTKKLGISVPHANNIIGIFVAGNFALHLLGGCCGGRLLSNRALFCLGMFAQVVGCIFLATESISYLYCGLGFFLTGSGLNVTCINCMVTQRFQAKDSRRETAFLWNYAGMNVGFFIGFSLSGYFQLSQNYSRLFLLSSVGNLIAIFICLYFWHSLTDQNTALSRLSNSDKKRASLGGMMVIIGLPFMLSQLIHYADWANKLILVTGVLVLAVAICLVFNQESRSAREKLLAFVVLMLVSTVFWTLYQIGPMGLTHFIENNVRRNLSVATIAPQWFQNINTICIVLGGPLLSLAFSKMRSRGMQVNIPAQFAFALLLIGLAFALLPLGIHNADPQGFVSPGWIVLSFILQSVGEVLISPIGYAMVGALVPNSLQGIMMGMWMLATGVGATLSSYSSNWMTNGKESNLPLITNNGYSSVFLDLGLFAIAASVLLFLLAPRIRSWINDKAVTVVEDCASVAA; encoded by the coding sequence ATGTCTAAAGTTGATAGCAAGAAAGTAGTTTGGAGTGATTTCCCACAAGGAATTGTAGCCTTATTTTTCATCCAGATTTTTTCGACTTTAAGCTTTAGTGTGCTTTACTCCACGTTAGTTCTCTATCTTACTAAAAAACTCGGTATTTCGGTACCGCACGCCAATAATATCATAGGAATTTTCGTTGCAGGTAATTTCGCATTGCATTTGCTGGGTGGTTGTTGCGGCGGACGTTTGCTTTCTAATAGAGCATTATTTTGCTTAGGTATGTTCGCGCAGGTAGTAGGTTGCATATTTTTGGCCACAGAAAGTATCTCCTATTTATACTGTGGTTTAGGGTTCTTTTTGACCGGAAGCGGGCTTAATGTAACTTGCATCAATTGTATGGTTACTCAGCGTTTCCAGGCAAAAGATAGCCGCAGGGAAACTGCATTTTTATGGAATTATGCAGGGATGAATGTTGGTTTTTTTATTGGCTTTAGTTTAAGTGGTTATTTTCAGCTGTCGCAAAATTATTCCCGCTTGTTTTTGTTAAGCAGTGTAGGAAATTTGATTGCCATCTTCATTTGTCTTTACTTTTGGCACAGTTTAACTGATCAAAATACAGCGTTGAGCCGTTTATCCAACTCAGATAAAAAGAGGGCGTCACTGGGCGGAATGATGGTTATTATTGGCCTCCCGTTTATGTTAAGTCAGCTTATTCATTATGCAGATTGGGCCAATAAATTAATTTTAGTCACCGGTGTATTGGTTCTTGCTGTTGCAATCTGCCTTGTTTTTAATCAAGAGTCAAGGTCTGCCCGTGAAAAGTTGCTGGCGTTTGTGGTTCTTATGTTAGTGAGTACCGTTTTTTGGACTCTTTATCAAATTGGACCCATGGGGTTGACCCATTTTATTGAGAATAATGTTCGCCGTAATTTGTCTGTAGCAACGATTGCCCCTCAATGGTTCCAAAATATAAATACCATTTGTATTGTCCTGGGAGGCCCTTTATTAAGCTTGGCGTTTAGCAAGATGCGCTCACGAGGTATGCAGGTGAATATACCCGCACAATTCGCCTTTGCCTTGTTGCTGATTGGCCTTGCTTTTGCACTGCTACCTCTTGGTATTCATAATGCTGATCCGCAAGGATTTGTTTCGCCCGGTTGGATTGTTTTAAGTTTTATCCTGCAAAGTGTTGGTGAAGTGCTCATTTCACCCATTGGTTATGCGATGGTTGGGGCCTTGGTTCCTAATTCCCTGCAGGGAATCATGATGGGAATGTGGATGCTTGCTACGGGCGTAGGTGCTACCTTATCGAGTTACAGCTCCAATTGGATGACTAATGGAAAAGAGAGTAATCTTCCGTTAATAACCAATAATGGGTATAGTAGTGTCTTTCTAGATTTAGGCTTGTTTGCGATTGCTGCTTCGGTGCTTCTATTTTTATTAGCCCCCAGAATTCGTAGCTGGATCAATGACAAGGCAGTGACGGTAGTGGAGGACTGTGCCTCTGTTGCCGCTTAA